From the genome of Marixanthomonas ophiurae, one region includes:
- the gldJ gene encoding gliding motility lipoprotein GldJ encodes MIKFLRNYLLLLFLVLLCTNCSNSRDYDKNSRATGWSAFGRQDGSKTNRKIQIKEQETGPGLVFIEGGTFTMGRVQDDPMGDWNNTPNQQHVQSFYMDETEVTNLMYLEYLDWLKKVFPPEEESFRKIYEGALPDTLVWRSKLGFNEVMANQYLRHPAFAEYPVVGVSWIQAVEFSKWRTDRVNELILEEEGFIQENVRYNSTPSSVFTTETYLKAPTLTYGGNDSITGGSERSQKIAQRGDSTQIFARRKDGILLPAYRLPTEAEWEYAALGLVGIRNKNTYKGRKKYPWNSQYTRSLKRKNRGDQLANFKQRDGDYGGIAGWSDDGADVTAQVKSYKSNDYGLYDMAGNVAEWVADVYRPIVDDDYNDFNYYRGNVYTKNKLDENRNIQVITPETIEYDTLPNGKVVATKYPGELVTIPVDKKETHLRINFSKSDNRDYRDGDKLSLRYNPAFSDTDSDGNERRMYNSPIYKMQVTDDGSIKPEYDHSSQRRTLIDDEVRVYKGGSWKDRDYWLDPAQRRYLPQYMATNYIGFRCAMSRVGSKFKKKNKRPTH; translated from the coding sequence ATGATAAAATTTTTACGAAACTACTTATTACTCCTGTTTTTAGTCTTGTTATGCACAAACTGTAGTAATTCTAGGGATTACGATAAAAACTCACGTGCTACTGGATGGAGTGCTTTTGGACGGCAAGATGGCTCTAAAACGAATAGAAAAATTCAGATAAAAGAACAGGAAACCGGTCCCGGTTTGGTATTTATAGAAGGAGGAACTTTTACAATGGGCCGCGTGCAAGATGACCCAATGGGTGACTGGAACAATACACCTAACCAACAGCACGTACAATCGTTCTATATGGATGAGACAGAAGTAACCAACCTCATGTATCTAGAATACCTGGATTGGTTAAAAAAAGTATTTCCTCCAGAAGAAGAAAGTTTCAGAAAAATCTACGAAGGTGCATTACCAGATACGCTAGTTTGGAGATCCAAATTAGGATTTAACGAGGTAATGGCTAATCAATATTTACGACATCCAGCTTTTGCCGAATACCCTGTAGTTGGTGTTAGCTGGATTCAAGCAGTTGAATTTTCAAAATGGCGCACCGACAGAGTCAATGAGCTTATATTAGAAGAAGAAGGTTTTATTCAAGAAAATGTTCGGTATAATAGCACGCCAAGTTCTGTGTTTACTACCGAGACGTATTTAAAAGCGCCAACACTTACCTATGGCGGTAATGATAGTATAACTGGAGGAAGTGAGCGCTCTCAAAAAATAGCCCAACGAGGCGACAGCACACAAATATTTGCAAGAAGAAAAGATGGAATTTTGCTTCCCGCCTACCGTCTCCCTACTGAAGCAGAATGGGAATATGCCGCGCTTGGTCTTGTAGGAATACGAAACAAAAACACCTATAAAGGAAGAAAAAAATATCCTTGGAACAGTCAATACACTCGATCGTTAAAACGTAAAAATCGAGGAGATCAATTGGCAAACTTTAAACAAAGGGATGGTGATTATGGCGGTATTGCTGGCTGGAGTGATGATGGCGCAGATGTTACGGCTCAAGTTAAATCATATAAATCAAATGATTACGGACTTTATGATATGGCTGGAAATGTAGCCGAATGGGTTGCCGATGTATACCGTCCAATTGTAGATGACGATTATAATGATTTTAATTATTACCGTGGAAATGTCTATACAAAGAACAAATTGGACGAGAATAGAAACATACAGGTAATCACTCCCGAAACAATTGAGTATGACACGCTACCAAACGGTAAAGTAGTTGCCACAAAATACCCTGGAGAATTAGTAACAATACCTGTTGACAAAAAAGAGACCCATCTTCGTATTAATTTTTCAAAAAGCGACAATAGAGATTATAGAGACGGCGATAAACTTTCGTTACGCTACAATCCTGCTTTTTCCGATACAGATTCTGATGGTAATGAAAGAAGAATGTATAACTCCCCTATTTATAAAATGCAAGTTACAGATGATGGTTCTATAAAACCAGAATACGATCATTCCTCACAAAGAAGAACCCTGATAGACGATGAAGTACGAGTTTACAAGGGAGGCTCTTGGAAAGACCGCGATTATTGGCTAGACCCTGCACAGCGTAGATACTTACCACAATATATGGCCACTAATTATATTGGTTTTCGATGTGCTATGTCACGAGTAGGCTCTAAATTCAAAAAGAAAAACAAACGGCCCACACATTAA
- a CDS encoding UDP-N-acetylmuramoyl-tripeptide--D-alanyl-D-alanine ligase, with protein sequence MTIKKLHQEFLTSSGICTDTRKIKKNCLFVALKGDNFNGNTFAAEAIKKGAYKVVIDESEYQNDQTILVKNGLIALQKLATFHRKQLKLPILSLTGSNGKTTTKELINVVLSKKFNTVATKGNLNNHIGVPLTLLSMTSETEFGIVEMGANHLHEIESLCQIAQPDYGYITNFGKAHLEGFGSMEGVVKGKSELYRYLESHSKTVFVNGNDTKQLELTKSLDQVVFNDTIIQLMDASNEVKVKFRNTEIQSKLVGLYNYANIAAAIAIGNYFNISEEHIKAAIESYIPQNNRSQRIEKAGHKILLDAYNANPTSMMAALENFKQAEGNNKILILGDMFEMGTEAEKEHQHIVAFLESNPFGKAYLLGSNFKKTNKKAAHIYTFESFDDFKKQIKVEDFKNCFFLIKGSRGMALERILDLL encoded by the coding sequence ATGACTATTAAAAAGCTTCATCAAGAATTTTTAACGAGCAGCGGTATTTGCACCGATACTCGAAAAATTAAAAAAAATTGTCTCTTTGTAGCCCTTAAAGGTGACAACTTCAACGGAAACACCTTTGCAGCCGAAGCCATAAAAAAAGGAGCATACAAAGTTGTTATAGATGAAAGTGAATATCAAAATGACCAAACTATTTTGGTTAAAAATGGTTTGATAGCACTGCAAAAGCTAGCTACTTTCCATAGAAAGCAGCTTAAATTGCCAATACTGTCCTTAACCGGAAGCAACGGGAAAACCACCACCAAAGAGTTAATAAATGTAGTCCTTTCAAAAAAATTCAACACGGTTGCCACTAAAGGGAATTTAAATAACCACATTGGAGTTCCGCTTACATTATTATCGATGACTTCGGAAACTGAATTTGGTATAGTTGAAATGGGCGCCAACCACTTGCACGAGATAGAAAGCCTCTGCCAAATTGCTCAGCCTGATTATGGTTACATTACTAACTTCGGAAAGGCTCATTTAGAAGGCTTCGGGAGTATGGAAGGCGTTGTAAAAGGTAAGTCAGAACTGTACCGTTATTTAGAAAGCCATTCAAAAACGGTTTTTGTGAATGGAAATGACACCAAACAATTGGAATTGACCAAAAGTTTGGATCAAGTTGTTTTTAACGATACCATCATTCAACTAATGGATGCTTCAAATGAAGTAAAAGTCAAATTTCGAAATACCGAAATACAAAGTAAACTTGTCGGGCTATATAACTACGCTAATATAGCAGCGGCCATTGCCATCGGTAATTATTTTAATATTTCCGAAGAGCATATTAAAGCAGCTATTGAAAGCTATATTCCGCAGAATAATCGTTCACAGCGCATTGAAAAAGCAGGTCACAAAATACTATTAGATGCTTATAACGCCAACCCTACTAGTATGATGGCAGCTTTGGAAAATTTTAAGCAAGCTGAAGGCAACAACAAAATTTTAATCCTGGGTGATATGTTTGAAATGGGAACGGAAGCTGAAAAAGAACACCAACACATTGTTGCTTTTTTAGAAAGCAATCCTTTCGGAAAAGCTTATTTATTAGGCAGTAATTTCAAAAAAACAAACAAAAAAGCTGCTCATATCTATACATTTGAAAGTTTTGATGACTTTAAAAAGCAGATTAAAGTTGAAGATTTCAAAAATTGTTTCTTCTTAATAAAAGGATCTAGAGGGATGGCTCTTGAACGAATTTTAGATTTGCTTTAA
- a CDS encoding YitT family protein has product MNPIIRNIIVESVKRRQKNQETKPTEKQIQKRAENLEVEIKHEISDFVYLIIGVLAATFGLKGFLLPNSFIDGGVTGISLIVRELTGISLPILIFCINLPFLILGYFAISKRFAIKSVLGILLLSLSLYFIPIPTITEDSILIATFGGFFLGLGIGMAIRGGAIIDGTEVLAIYISRKTSMTVGNVILIFNVLIFLTAAYFLSVEIALYAILTYFAASKTVDFVIDGVEEFMGVTIISEHNEEIRKTIVNNLGRGCTIYKAQNGFAKEGQPLKDTNVVYTVITRLEMSRLKTEIDKVDHEAFIIMASVKDAKGGMIKKKPLKKIK; this is encoded by the coding sequence GTGAACCCAATTATACGAAACATAATAGTCGAGAGCGTAAAAAGGCGTCAAAAGAATCAAGAAACAAAACCTACCGAAAAACAAATTCAAAAAAGAGCTGAAAATCTTGAGGTTGAAATAAAACATGAAATTTCAGACTTTGTGTATTTAATAATTGGTGTGCTTGCTGCTACGTTTGGCTTAAAGGGCTTTCTATTACCCAATTCGTTTATAGACGGAGGGGTAACCGGTATTTCTTTAATTGTGCGAGAGTTAACAGGAATTTCGTTGCCTATACTAATTTTCTGTATCAACTTACCTTTTCTAATTTTAGGATATTTTGCCATTAGTAAGCGGTTTGCTATAAAAAGTGTGTTGGGTATTTTACTTTTATCTCTTTCGCTTTATTTTATCCCTATTCCCACCATTACAGAAGACAGTATTTTAATAGCAACTTTTGGGGGTTTCTTTTTGGGCTTAGGTATTGGGATGGCTATTCGTGGCGGTGCTATTATTGACGGAACCGAGGTTTTAGCTATTTATATAAGTCGAAAAACTAGTATGACCGTAGGAAATGTGATTTTAATTTTCAATGTTCTTATCTTTTTAACAGCCGCTTATTTTCTTTCTGTTGAAATTGCATTGTATGCAATACTAACGTATTTTGCCGCTTCTAAAACCGTAGATTTTGTAATAGATGGTGTTGAAGAATTTATGGGCGTTACCATAATTTCGGAACATAATGAAGAAATACGAAAAACAATTGTAAATAATTTAGGACGGGGTTGCACAATCTATAAAGCTCAAAATGGTTTTGCCAAAGAAGGCCAACCGCTTAAAGATACCAACGTAGTGTATACGGTGATTACCCGTTTAGAGATGTCAAGGCTGAAAACTGAAATTGATAAAGTTGACCACGAAGCGTTTATTATCATGGCATCTGTAAAAGATGCAAAAGGCGGAATGATCAAGAAAAAACCGCTTAAAAAAATAAAATAA
- a CDS encoding penicillin-binding protein 1A, with product MKKKTRKKIGNLVLKATLLITGGISIFIISVRLGLWGSIPNMKEVQELSQYEASEIYDVNDELIGKFYLSNRQPIPYSDIPQHTIDALLATEDVRFYDHNGIDTKSLFRVFFKTILMQDASSGGGSTITQQLAKNLFSRENYGFLTLPVVKTKEMIVARRLEKNYSKKEIIELYFNTVPFSGNTYGIESAALKYFNKKTIELTPTEAATLIGTLKATYTYDPNRFPERNIKRRNIVLHQMHKYEFLTDTEYKKHIQDSLKLDYGHYDEQHGLAPYFREELRNKMLAWCKENKTKDAPYNLYTSGLKIYTTLDKTLQQYAEEAIKEHLGKLQKTFEKEYGKSAPWLTNEALVTSIVKKTQAYKKLKAKDLSEEATLDSLSVKRKMWLYDIDGKKEVAASTIDSVQHYLKFLNAGMLSIDPQSGAIKSWIGGVDFEHFKYDHVKKSKRQVGSTFKPIVYTTALEQGVKPCDYFSAREVEYENMEGWSPSNSGDVDEKYLNYSLQTALTKSINTVSVKVLEEAGIENTIALAEKLGITSTLPKVPSLALGTAELSVSEMAGAYAAYVNDSKPVSPYYLLKVENKKGELLEEFKQKDTLQPAFSEITRQIMIEMMQSVVNNGTASRMRHTYGLRNDIAGKTGTTQSNKDAWFVSVMPKLVTVTWVGNDDHRIGFKTTRTGQGANAALPIAAKLFQKMNKDTTFNSITKARFKTPNATVVEMLDCEPTKRDGFFKRLFTNPDKKKKSNFKTKKN from the coding sequence ATGAAAAAAAAGACCCGAAAAAAAATAGGCAACCTTGTTCTTAAAGCGACCCTGCTAATAACCGGCGGTATCAGTATTTTTATAATAAGCGTCCGCCTTGGTTTATGGGGCTCCATCCCAAATATGAAGGAAGTACAAGAACTTTCTCAATATGAAGCTTCTGAAATTTATGATGTAAATGATGAGCTTATTGGCAAGTTCTACTTATCTAATAGACAGCCCATCCCCTATTCTGACATTCCGCAGCACACTATTGATGCCTTACTTGCTACGGAAGACGTTCGGTTTTATGACCATAACGGGATTGACACAAAAAGTCTTTTCCGGGTGTTTTTTAAAACTATTTTAATGCAAGACGCATCTAGTGGTGGCGGTAGCACCATTACACAGCAATTGGCTAAAAACCTCTTCAGCAGAGAGAATTATGGCTTTTTAACGCTTCCAGTAGTAAAAACGAAAGAGATGATCGTCGCCCGGCGGTTAGAAAAAAACTACAGTAAAAAAGAAATCATCGAACTCTATTTTAACACCGTTCCGTTTAGTGGAAACACCTACGGAATTGAAAGTGCCGCCCTTAAGTATTTCAACAAAAAAACGATTGAACTAACTCCCACTGAAGCCGCAACACTAATCGGGACTCTAAAAGCAACGTACACCTACGATCCTAATAGGTTTCCAGAACGAAACATAAAAAGAAGGAATATCGTTCTACACCAAATGCATAAATACGAATTTTTAACCGATACTGAATATAAAAAACATATACAAGACTCCCTTAAACTAGATTACGGACATTACGATGAGCAACACGGCCTTGCTCCCTATTTTAGAGAAGAATTGCGCAACAAGATGCTCGCTTGGTGTAAAGAAAATAAAACGAAAGATGCGCCCTATAATTTATATACTAGCGGACTTAAAATTTATACAACTTTAGACAAAACCCTTCAGCAATATGCAGAAGAAGCCATAAAAGAACATCTTGGCAAGCTTCAAAAAACATTTGAAAAAGAATACGGAAAAAGCGCCCCTTGGCTTACTAATGAAGCCTTGGTTACTTCCATAGTGAAGAAAACCCAAGCTTATAAAAAATTAAAAGCTAAAGACCTTTCAGAAGAAGCAACTCTCGATTCTCTAAGCGTAAAAAGAAAAATGTGGTTGTATGATATTGACGGTAAAAAAGAAGTTGCAGCCAGTACCATTGATAGTGTACAACATTATTTAAAATTCCTAAATGCCGGAATGTTGTCCATAGACCCACAATCAGGGGCTATAAAATCTTGGATAGGAGGGGTCGATTTTGAGCATTTTAAATATGACCATGTTAAGAAAAGTAAACGACAAGTAGGCTCAACATTTAAGCCCATCGTTTACACCACCGCGTTGGAACAAGGTGTAAAGCCGTGTGATTATTTTTCAGCCCGTGAGGTGGAATACGAGAATATGGAGGGTTGGAGCCCTTCAAACTCTGGAGATGTTGATGAAAAATATCTTAACTATAGCTTACAAACGGCCTTAACCAAATCGATTAATACGGTTTCAGTAAAAGTGTTGGAGGAAGCTGGAATTGAAAATACCATCGCACTTGCCGAAAAATTAGGCATTACCTCAACCTTACCAAAAGTACCTTCCTTGGCATTGGGAACTGCTGAACTTTCTGTTTCTGAAATGGCCGGAGCATACGCCGCATATGTGAACGACAGTAAACCTGTCTCCCCTTATTACTTACTGAAAGTTGAAAATAAAAAAGGTGAATTGTTAGAAGAATTCAAACAGAAAGACACCTTACAACCAGCATTTTCTGAAATTACACGACAAATTATGATTGAAATGATGCAATCGGTAGTAAATAATGGAACGGCCAGCCGTATGCGACATACATATGGCTTACGAAACGATATCGCTGGAAAAACAGGAACCACACAATCTAACAAAGATGCTTGGTTTGTTTCGGTAATGCCAAAATTAGTAACAGTAACTTGGGTAGGCAATGATGATCACCGTATTGGTTTTAAAACTACTCGAACCGGTCAAGGCGCAAATGCAGCCTTACCAATCGCTGCGAAATTATTTCAGAAAATGAATAAGGACACAACCTTTAACTCAATTACTAAAGCGCGCTTTAAAACCCCTAATGCTACCGTTGTCGAAATGCTCGACTGCGAACCCACCAAACGCGATGGATTTTTTAAACGGTTGTTTACAAACCCTGATAAGAAAAAGAAGAGCAACTTTAAAACCAAGAAAAATTAA
- a CDS encoding bifunctional folylpolyglutamate synthase/dihydrofolate synthase, protein MNYQQTIAWLFTQLPMYQRVGKTAFKKDLSNTLKLSKHLNNPEQNFKSIHVAGTNGKGSVSHMLASVLQEAGYKVGLYTSPHLKDFRERIKVNGQMIAEEKVISFVTNNKFFLEENKLSFFEMTVGLAFDYFSKQKVDIAVIEVGLGGRLDSTNIITPEVSVITNIGFDHTAFLGNTYTEIASEKAGIIKPNIPVVIGETVPDTKKVFQKIASEKDAFITFAENETISEYESDLKGIYQQKNKKTAVCALKVFQENGWHISEENICKGILNTVKNTGLQGRYQTLQKSPRVICDTAHNKEGLALVLQQIQEEPYENLHIVLGVVNDKDLDSILPLFPIQATYYFCKPDVPRGLEASILANTAKEFGLTGMTFNSINKAYASALENASENDLIYIGGSTFTVAEVV, encoded by the coding sequence ATTAACTACCAACAAACCATAGCGTGGTTATTTACCCAATTACCTATGTACCAACGCGTAGGTAAAACAGCTTTTAAAAAAGATTTATCTAATACGCTGAAGCTTTCAAAACATCTCAATAATCCCGAACAAAACTTTAAAAGCATTCACGTTGCTGGTACTAACGGAAAAGGGTCAGTGAGTCATATGTTGGCCTCTGTTTTACAAGAAGCCGGTTACAAAGTTGGATTGTATACATCGCCACATTTAAAAGATTTCAGGGAACGTATTAAGGTTAACGGACAGATGATTGCTGAAGAAAAAGTCATTTCTTTTGTAACGAATAATAAATTCTTTTTAGAAGAAAATAAACTATCTTTTTTTGAAATGACGGTCGGCCTAGCGTTTGATTATTTTAGTAAACAAAAGGTGGATATTGCCGTTATTGAAGTAGGCTTGGGTGGAAGGCTGGACAGTACCAATATCATCACTCCAGAAGTTTCAGTGATTACAAATATTGGTTTTGATCACACGGCTTTTTTAGGAAATACATATACTGAAATAGCTTCGGAAAAAGCAGGTATTATTAAACCGAACATTCCAGTTGTCATTGGGGAAACAGTTCCGGACACTAAAAAAGTTTTTCAAAAAATTGCTTCAGAAAAAGATGCGTTTATCACTTTTGCTGAAAACGAAACGATTTCAGAATATGAAAGTGACTTAAAAGGTATATATCAGCAGAAAAATAAAAAGACTGCTGTTTGTGCGTTAAAAGTCTTTCAAGAAAATGGTTGGCATATTTCCGAAGAAAACATCTGCAAAGGCATTTTAAATACGGTTAAAAATACCGGTCTGCAGGGGCGGTATCAAACGTTGCAAAAAAGTCCAAGGGTTATTTGCGATACAGCTCATAATAAAGAAGGGTTAGCATTGGTGCTTCAGCAAATTCAAGAAGAACCTTATGAAAACTTACATATTGTATTAGGAGTTGTAAACGATAAAGATTTGGATAGTATTTTACCACTATTCCCTATACAAGCTACCTACTATTTCTGTAAACCTGATGTTCCACGAGGATTGGAAGCTTCTATTTTAGCAAATACAGCAAAAGAATTTGGACTGACAGGAATGACATTCAATTCTATAAACAAAGCATATGCTTCTGCATTGGAAAACGCTTCAGAAAACGATTTAATTTACATTGGCGGAAGCACTTTTACTGTAGCCGAAGTGGTTTAA
- a CDS encoding energy transducer TonB, translating to MSLLDTKHKKKSMTITVILHVIILILLFYVGLTYLDPPPENGIAVNFGTIETGSGNIQPTEPIKAAPKETTPPPVSQSKTEIKEEIVTQDVEDAPVIKKEKKKEVQKETPVKEQPKETPKKPDPKPDKTTTDALSNLINAPKSDGTAKGSEGNDDTAGDKGNPDGDPNAKSYYGTGKGLDGDGNYLLGGRKALNKKKFEQDCNEAGKVVVSIEVDRNGKVISATPGVRGTTNNSKCLLEPAKRAALATRFNSDDKAPAKQIGKIIYNFSLSE from the coding sequence ATGTCTTTACTAGACACAAAACATAAAAAAAAGAGTATGACTATCACGGTAATCCTACACGTGATCATCCTTATTTTGTTGTTTTATGTAGGGTTAACGTATTTAGATCCACCGCCAGAAAACGGAATTGCTGTAAATTTTGGGACTATTGAAACCGGAAGCGGTAACATTCAGCCCACCGAACCTATAAAGGCGGCACCTAAAGAAACCACGCCACCACCTGTTTCGCAATCTAAAACCGAAATTAAAGAAGAAATAGTTACTCAAGATGTGGAAGATGCACCGGTAATTAAAAAAGAAAAGAAAAAAGAAGTTCAAAAAGAAACCCCTGTTAAGGAGCAACCCAAAGAAACACCTAAAAAGCCAGACCCTAAACCTGATAAAACCACAACTGATGCTTTGTCTAATTTAATCAATGCACCAAAAAGCGATGGTACAGCAAAAGGCAGTGAAGGGAATGACGATACCGCTGGTGATAAAGGAAACCCAGATGGCGATCCCAATGCTAAAAGCTATTATGGCACGGGTAAGGGCTTAGATGGTGATGGTAATTACTTGTTAGGAGGTCGTAAGGCCTTAAATAAGAAAAAATTTGAACAAGACTGCAACGAAGCTGGTAAAGTAGTGGTCAGTATTGAAGTGGATCGGAACGGAAAAGTCATTAGTGCTACACCAGGGGTGCGCGGTACTACCAACAACTCTAAGTGTTTGTTAGAACCAGCAAAGCGAGCCGCTCTCGCCACTAGATTTAATTCAGACGATAAAGCACCTGCCAAACAAATAGGGAAGATTATCTATAATTTTAGCTTGTCAGAATAG
- a CDS encoding ExbD/TolR family protein, whose translation MNLRGRNKISPEFSMSSMTDIVFLLLVFFLLTSPAITPDALDLILPKASGKTTSVQKASVSITSGGAYYVNKERVSEYTMEKQLKSILSGQKEPTIILRAEEGVPIEDAVFVMDLANKNNYKIVLAVRPN comes from the coding sequence ATGAATTTAAGAGGTAGAAATAAAATAAGTCCCGAGTTTAGTATGAGCTCCATGACAGATATTGTATTTCTGTTGCTGGTATTTTTCCTATTGACATCGCCTGCCATAACTCCAGATGCGTTAGATTTAATTTTACCAAAAGCAAGCGGTAAAACAACTAGCGTACAAAAAGCGTCGGTAAGTATAACAAGTGGCGGTGCTTACTACGTTAATAAAGAGCGAGTAAGTGAATATACCATGGAAAAACAATTGAAAAGTATTCTTTCTGGACAAAAGGAGCCAACTATTATTTTAAGAGCTGAAGAAGGAGTGCCTATTGAAGATGCCGTTTTTGTAATGGATTTAGCAAATAAAAACAACTACAAAATAGTATTAGCAGTACGGCCTAATTAA
- a CDS encoding MotA/TolQ/ExbB proton channel family protein has protein sequence MLNFLIQEGAEEAAQAAEPETTEKTLSVLELVMNGGLAAQIIIGVLFILLFVAVYIYFERLFAVKAASKINSNFMNQIRDHVAGGNIQGAKVLCAQQDSPVSRLTEKGISRIGSPLEDINTAIENAGRLEVYKLEKNVSILATIAGAAPMIGFLGTVIGMVLAFHQLATSSGQAEMGALAEGIYTAMTTTVAGLIVGIIAYMGYNHLVVRTDKVVHQMEATAVDFLDLLNEPA, from the coding sequence ATGCTAAACTTCTTAATTCAGGAAGGTGCAGAAGAAGCAGCACAAGCTGCAGAGCCTGAAACAACCGAAAAAACACTTTCCGTACTTGAACTCGTAATGAACGGGGGCCTAGCAGCCCAGATTATCATTGGGGTATTGTTTATCCTACTGTTTGTAGCTGTTTATATATATTTTGAAAGGCTTTTTGCAGTCAAAGCAGCTTCAAAGATCAACAGTAATTTTATGAACCAAATCAGGGATCACGTAGCAGGTGGAAACATACAAGGAGCTAAAGTACTTTGTGCACAACAAGATAGCCCGGTATCAAGACTTACCGAAAAAGGAATTTCTCGAATAGGGAGCCCGTTAGAAGATATAAACACTGCTATTGAAAATGCTGGAAGATTAGAAGTTTACAAGCTAGAAAAAAATGTGAGTATCCTTGCAACCATTGCTGGTGCTGCACCAATGATAGGTTTCTTAGGTACTGTAATTGGTATGGTTTTGGCATTCCATCAATTGGCAACTAGTAGTGGTCAAGCTGAAATGGGTGCATTAGCCGAAGGTATCTATACCGCAATGACCACAACCGTTGCAGGTTTAATTGTTGGTATTATCGCCTATATGGGTTATAACCACTTAGTGGTGCGTACCGATAAGGTAGTTCATCAAATGGAAGCCACAGCGGTTGACTTTTTAGACCTATTAAACGAACCAGCATAA
- the nhaD gene encoding sodium:proton antiporter NhaD gives MESIIILIFVIGYLAITLEHPLKLDKTVPALIMAALIWAVLAVGFHSGWFNVVDSHDNAFSYLTGGEAADEGFKNTLLHHLGKTAEILIFLIGAMTIVEIIDLHRGFEILKGAVKTKSKRKLLWIIGILAFILSAIIDNLTATIVLVTLLRKLIHKREDRLWYAAMVVIAANAGGAWSPIGDVTTTMLWIDDKVTAAGLIEFVVLPSIFCFVVPFFIASYLKPFRGNIEVDSTKDTVAERLLSSKTMLFLGLGMIVSVPVFKTLTHLPPYMGMMLALGVVWLVSEYIHPEEDFSNERRHLYSAHKALSRIEISSILFFLGILMAVAGLEALVFGAVSGEQVGTLRYAAEQLDMAIPNQDVVVILLGIFSAIIDNVPLVAASMGMYDSPTDSVLWHFIAYSAGTGGSMLIIGSAAGVAAMGMERIDFIWYLKKITWLAFIGFIVGAGVFLLFERVIFHHV, from the coding sequence ATGGAATCGATTATTATTTTAATTTTTGTAATAGGTTACTTAGCCATTACATTAGAACATCCTTTAAAATTAGATAAAACTGTGCCCGCCTTAATTATGGCGGCTTTAATTTGGGCCGTACTTGCTGTCGGTTTTCACAGTGGCTGGTTCAATGTGGTCGATTCGCACGATAATGCCTTTAGTTACCTAACCGGAGGAGAAGCGGCAGATGAAGGCTTTAAGAATACGCTACTGCATCATTTAGGAAAAACAGCTGAAATATTAATTTTTCTTATTGGTGCGATGACCATCGTCGAAATAATCGACCTGCACCGAGGATTTGAAATATTAAAAGGCGCTGTAAAAACAAAAAGCAAACGTAAGTTGCTGTGGATTATCGGTATATTGGCTTTTATACTTTCAGCAATAATTGATAACCTAACAGCTACTATTGTTTTGGTTACATTACTGCGTAAATTAATTCATAAAAGAGAAGATAGGTTGTGGTATGCAGCTATGGTTGTAATCGCTGCAAACGCAGGTGGTGCTTGGTCTCCAATAGGAGATGTTACCACCACAATGCTTTGGATTGACGATAAAGTAACTGCTGCTGGTTTAATAGAGTTTGTAGTTTTGCCTTCCATCTTCTGCTTTGTTGTTCCGTTTTTTATAGCAAGTTACTTAAAACCCTTTCGCGGAAATATTGAAGTAGATTCTACAAAAGATACAGTTGCCGAACGTCTGTTGAGTAGTAAAACCATGCTGTTCTTAGGATTAGGAATGATTGTTTCGGTACCTGTTTTTAAAACTCTTACACATTTACCGCCTTATATGGGGATGATGTTAGCATTAGGTGTAGTATGGCTTGTTTCAGAATATATTCATCCAGAAGAAGATTTCAGCAATGAAAGACGTCATTTGTATTCAGCACATAAAGCTTTATCGAGAATTGAAATATCGAGTATTTTATTCTTCTTAGGTATATTAATGGCGGTTGCAGGACTTGAGGCCCTAGTGTTTGGCGCAGTAAGTGGAGAGCAAGTAGGAACACTTCGTTATGCCGCAGAGCAATTAGATATGGCAATCCCTAATCAAGATGTGGTAGTAATATTATTAGGTATATTCTCTGCAATTATTGACAATGTGCCTTTAGTAGCAGCATCTATGGGAATGTACGATTCTCCAACCGATTCGGTGTTATGGCATTTTATAGCCTATTCGGCAGGAACAGGTGGAAGTATGCTTATTATTGGTTCAGCTGCTGGTGTAGCTGCAATGGGTATGGAGCGAATCGACTTTATCTGGTACCTTAAAAAAATCACTTGGTTAGCCTTCATAGGCTTTATAGTAGGAGCAGGAGTGTTCTTATTATTTGAAAGAGTGATATTTCATCATGTGTAA